TTGACCTCACGGATGAAATCCCAGTCGGCAAAGCCCGTATAGCCTTGGGCACGAGTGCGACCGTGGATCGCCATCCAGGTTATGCCTTCGTTCGCGGCGATGTGGGCGATTTCCAGGGCGTTGCGCATATTTGCGTCCCAGCCGGTGCGAACCTTGATGGTCACCGGAATAGAAACGGCGGCCACGACCTGACGGAGCATTTCCGCCATCAAGAGCGGCTCTTTCATCATCGCCGAGCCGGCTCCCTTTTTGACGACCTTGGGGACGGGACAGCCAAAATTGAGGTCGACGAAGTCCGCCCCCCGCTCTTCAACGATCTTCGCGGCGGCCGCAACCTGTGCGGGCTCTTCGCCGAAAAGCTGAATCCCGATAGGGTGTTGAGTCTCGTCGAAGCTCATCAAATCGAAGGTCTTTTGCGACTCGTACTGAATCCCCGCCGCCGAGACGAGCTCCGTGATCACGACGCTGGAGCCCCGGGCCTTCATGAAGCTGCGAAAGCCGTGGTCCGTAATTCCCGCCATGGGGGCCAAAATGAAGGGGTTCGCACGCAGCGCCGCGAGAATATCCGCACGCGGAGCGCGACCCGAGTTCGCATGTGGAATGGGTTGGGGACTTTGGGATTCCGCGTAGGCCATGAAGGCCCAAGGATTGCCTTAGCGGGCGAGTCTTTTCAAGGTCTCTTTCAGCTCATCCACGTCACGACGGAGCTGTTGATTGTCATCTTCCAAACGACGCACTTTATCCGTCATGGCGTCCAGCTGGGCCCGGTCCGCCCGACGTTCCCCCTCCAGACGTGAGAATTTTTCAGCCCACTCACGCTGCAAACGCTCAGTTTGCGATTTCGCCATCTGACAGAGCCCATAGAGCTCTTTCGTCGACTCTACGAGGGGGGCCACGACGTTCGCATACTTCACGCCTTTGGTGCCATCCTCCGACGTCACAACCAGGTCGGGATCCACCGCCTCCACCTCTTGGGCGATGAATCCGATGTCCTCGCGACCATCGGTCTTCCAGGTGAAACGGTGACCTTGAAGTTTTAGAATCAAAGCCAGGCCTTCAACGCCGCGCACGTTTTTCTTCAAACGGCCGTCCGACGTGGTGACCAACGTCTGGCCGCGGACGCTGCCCGAAGCCAGGATGTTGCCGTCAACTTCAAGCCGTTCGCTGGGCGCCGCCTTGTTGATGCCCACAAATCCCGTACTCAGAACCGAAATTCGCGCATGTCCCGACGTCACCAACGACACATCCTGGGCGTCGTTCGAGCCGATCGTCATCGACGAACCCGTCGAGTTCCCCGTCGCACGCACGACCGCTTGCTCCAAAAGGCCCGAATCAATCCGCGCGGCACCGTTCAGCTCGACCAGATTTCCCGCGGCCACGCCGAAATTTTTCCCCGCGGCCGTTCCGCGATCCAAAATTTGCGCCAAAAGAATGGAGATGTTCGAACACACGAATGCCCCCGAACCCGCGTCCCAAGTCAGAACTTGCGAAGCCGAGCAGCCCCCGGTCGGGATCTGCTGCACGCCACTCGCGGAATTACGGATTTGCGTGTAGTCGAAATACGAAGGAACCCATTCCGTCAGGTTGAATTTCGGGACCATCCCCGTCGAAGGTGCGCCCGCGTTGAACGAGTAGCCGCGGATTTTCGTAACCGTCGGCGCGGGATAGTCGCCCGCCAGATCACCCGTCGCCGTGCCCGTCGGCGCGCGACTGTTCGTCAATCGTGCATCGTTCGACGCCAAGGCGCGGGCCCCGTTCGACTCGTTATTCGCCGCGAGCTGCACCACGCCGACCGAGCTGCTCGTCGCGTTCGCGATAGAAATGCCGACCTCGTGAGAGGCCGTGTTCACCGAAACGGGAAACACTCCCGTCACCGCCACCAAAGAGGAAACGGGACGTATCACGCCGGTGCCTGCTTGATACTTGAGAATATCGTTCGTGTTGTCGAACCACAGCGCGCCGACGTACGCGTTGGTCAAGGTCGATGGGTTCCCCGCGCTGCGACCGACACTGATGAATTTGTCGTTCGCCATCACGATGTGACCAGAGTTCGCGAGTGAAAAATCCGCCATATCGATGGCGCCGCTCATCGTCCCACCGGTTAACGAAAGCTTTTTCGTCGCTTCCGTATCGACGTAGTTTTTCGTCGCGGCGGCCCCCGTCGCGCCGGGTTCGCCCAGATTCGTGATCTGTTGACCACCCATATTCAAAGCTCCGCTGATCGTACCACCGGTCAGCGGTAACGTGGAACCGATCCGGGTATCGACATACAATTTGGTCGCGGCATCCCCCGTCGCCGCCGGCGCTCCCAGGTTCACGATCCGCTGCGCGCCCATTTCGATCGCGCCGGACATCGTGCCACCGCTCCGTAAAAGAGCGGTCGCGATGAGCGAGTCCGCGTAGTTGCGGTTGACGGCGTCGGTTCCGGCGATGGGGTTGGCAACGTTCGTCAGGCCGCCGCCCCCCAGATCCAGGGCGCCGCCGCTCGCATAATTTGAAAGTTTGCCGAAGTTAGTTCCTTGGAAGAAATTCGCGAAGTTCGTTTGGTTCGCGGCGCCGTCCACTTGGATGAAATTGGTGATCGGTTTGCCCGCAAGCTTCTGCGCGTTCACCGCTTCGACGGTGGGACGCATGGTTTGCGCGTCGATTTCGTCCCAGCCATCCGCATTGTCCATTTTGAAATAAACCAGAATTTGAATCACCGGATAACTACCGGCCGCGATGGTCTGTCCCGTCGCCACTCCCGACTCATCGAAACAGGTGCGCGGCTGACTTCCATCAAAGACGCGCTCCAAACCACCCGGCTGATTGAAGCGCGGCTGGGCATCATCCAGCACGACGGAGAAAACGCCGTCCGCATCGGTTTGCGTGTTATTGATATGGGTTTCCGATCCCATACTGCCTTGACGATATTGGTACAGATAACATGCAGCCGGCCCGACGTTCACCGCGGTCTTGATATCGAAACGGACGAAAATGTTTACGTTCGTCGCGGGATCACCGTCGGTTTCCAGCAAACGCCCATTGTACGTCAACTCCAGCGCGTGCGCGGGAAGGACGAAGAGCAGAAGAAGGAAGGTGATGAGCGGTCTCATTCCTCGACTCTTCCTTTGAACTTGAATGTTCCCGCCGCGTTCCCTTTGCGGGGCTCGGCTTCGTATTGCAAGGAGGACACTTTGAAGCCGGTCGTTCCCACCGGATGAAGTGATCGCGCGATTTCGGCTCCGCCGGACCAAGCGCTGAGTGAGCGAAAGCCCGAACCAAGTTTACCGATCGTGATATTCAAAGCCGGCGTACGACCGAAAGGTCCCGAACCACGCAGCTGAAGCGTGCGACGATCCCCCGCGTGCATCGATTGCAGCTCGGTCCAACGGGCCCCCAAATCGGTGACGGCGAAAGTGAACTTGCACTCGGCTTGGCAGTCGTCACTTCGATCGATAGAGTCCGCGGGAAGCAGCAGAGATTTCCAAGTCTGTCCTCCGTCTAAACTCACTTCCAACGTGTCGATCGACCGCGGGAGCGTCCCGCTCAAAGGCATCGCGATGCGCCCGATGTTTTTGGCCTCAAAATGAGTAAGGTCGAGCTGAATGGCCGCAAGGTCTTCGGTCGCTTTGATCGAAAGGTCGCCCGAATCGCAACCCACGACAAAGGAAGCAAACGTCACAATTGTGAGGTTT
Above is a genomic segment from Pseudobdellovibrionaceae bacterium containing:
- a CDS encoding tail fiber domain-containing protein, producing the protein MRPLITFLLLLFVLPAHALELTYNGRLLETDGDPATNVNIFVRFDIKTAVNVGPAACYLYQYRQGSMGSETHINNTQTDADGVFSVVLDDAQPRFNQPGGLERVFDGSQPRTCFDESGVATGQTIAAGSYPVIQILVYFKMDNADGWDEIDAQTMRPTVEAVNAQKLAGKPITNFIQVDGAANQTNFANFFQGTNFGKLSNYASGGALDLGGGGLTNVANPIAGTDAVNRNYADSLIATALLRSGGTMSGAIEMGAQRIVNLGAPAATGDAATKLYVDTRIGSTLPLTGGTISGALNMGGQQITNLGEPGATGAAATKNYVDTEATKKLSLTGGTMSGAIDMADFSLANSGHIVMANDKFISVGRSAGNPSTLTNAYVGALWFDNTNDILKYQAGTGVIRPVSSLVAVTGVFPVSVNTASHEVGISIANATSSSVGVVQLAANNESNGARALASNDARLTNSRAPTGTATGDLAGDYPAPTVTKIRGYSFNAGAPSTGMVPKFNLTEWVPSYFDYTQIRNSASGVQQIPTGGCSASQVLTWDAGSGAFVCSNISILLAQILDRGTAAGKNFGVAAGNLVELNGAARIDSGLLEQAVVRATGNSTGSSMTIGSNDAQDVSLVTSGHARISVLSTGFVGINKAAPSERLEVDGNILASGSVRGQTLVTTSDGRLKKNVRGVEGLALILKLQGHRFTWKTDGREDIGFIAQEVEAVDPDLVVTSEDGTKGVKYANVVAPLVESTKELYGLCQMAKSQTERLQREWAEKFSRLEGERRADRAQLDAMTDKVRRLEDDNQQLRRDVDELKETLKRLAR
- the dusB gene encoding tRNA dihydrouridine synthase DusB codes for the protein MAYAESQSPQPIPHANSGRAPRADILAALRANPFILAPMAGITDHGFRSFMKARGSSVVITELVSAAGIQYESQKTFDLMSFDETQHPIGIQLFGEEPAQVAAAAKIVEERGADFVDLNFGCPVPKVVKKGAGSAMMKEPLLMAEMLRQVVAAVSIPVTIKVRTGWDANMRNALEIAHIAANEGITWMAIHGRTRAQGYTGFADWDFIREVKAGAKLPIIGNGDIVTSGQAVKRLTESGCDGVMIGRGALKNPYIFQDALTQLSGHESVKMPRSGHGIPVPRNYAKLFQELHDCFAAHCPERILQIQLKKFAAWFATGYPGAAQFRKQVFQATSTAQLLDMALSFFASLTIDDQVNPDNEGFLMGGHG